CTCGTAGCCGTCCCCGGCTGTCCCGACCTGCTGGCTCTATTTCCATCGTGGAATTTGACTTTGGGCTGGAAACTGAGGTAAGTTAGGTTGACTGACCAACCATTGGAGAAACCTCTCCCAACCCTTCACGAGTCCCGTTCCTTTAGTGCTCACCAAATCCAGCCCAAGAATTCAGGGAGCCGTCCGTCCTTCCCAGGAGCTGACTGTACACATTCCTATAAGATGCCTGATGGGTTCTGTACCTGTCAGTGCTGCTGGCTCTGTGCTCCTTCTATGCTTTTCCTGAAAAGTGACTGGGTGGCGTGTGTGTTTGACTTGCTCTCCCCCCACCGGGAAATTGGAAACATAGGTACCCGAAGCACACTTGTTCTCAACAACTAAAAAGTACAGCTTTGCGAACAAAATACTGCTGGGTTTGCTCTTTATGTGAGGGGCAGTCCTCTGGCCTTGACCCCTTCACAGGGTTATTGTCCCTGTGAGTATCTTCATGGTGTGTGTTCCTGCACTTAGTATTTGCCGGTGGATGCTTTCCCAACTTATTTGCATACAAAGTGTAACAGATCTGAGAATAAAGAGGCTGTGAACctttcatttattagctgcaGATGCTTATGAAATTGCAGATTTACGGGAACCTGTATTCTGCTCTTAATGATTCTAGTCTGGGTCTTTCATTTGCAGATGATGCGTGAGGTGATGCCAACCATCAGTGAAGCCGAAGGCTccccaggaggaagtgggagcCATGCGTCCGGCTCCCCTTCACAGGCAGACGCAGATTCACATATAGAACAGTTGATGGTCTCCATCCTAGAAGAAAGGGACCGACTTCTTGACACTCTTAGAGAGACTCAAGAAACGCTGGCATTAACCCAGGGGAAATTACATGATGTTGGTCATGAAAGAGATTCCTTGCAGAGACAGCTCAAAACTGCACTTCCACAGGAGTTTGCTGCACTTACGAAGGAACTGAATGTATGCAGGGAGGAGCTGcttgaaagggaaggagaaattgctgaactgaaagcagaaaggaacaaCACCAGGCTGCTTTTAGAACATCTGGAATGCCTTGTCTCTAGGCACGAGAGGTCTCTCAGGATGACCGTGGTGAAGAGACAGGCACAGTCCCCAGCAGGTGTGTCCAGCGAAGTCGAAGTGCTCAAAGCACTGAAGTCGTTGTTTGAGCACCACAAAGCTCTGGAtgaaaagatgagagagagattACGAGTAGCACTTGAAAGGTGTGGTTTGTTAGAACAAGAATTAGGTGCCACACACAAAGAGCTAATGGTTCTTAAAGAacagaataagcagaaaaaaacactaacagaTGGAGCACTTGACATGAACCATGAACAAGAAAATACCCCAAGCACGAATGGAAAGAGATCTTCTGATGGTTCATTAAACCACGAGGAGGACCTGGCTAAAGCAATAGAGCTCCAGGAAGTCATAGACAAGCAATTGAGGTTGCAGAGCCAAATGAAAGAGCAACTGGCCGCCCTCTccagtcacgtggcagagctggaggaagatctctacacggccagggaagacttgatcaaatctgaggagatgaacttGAAATTGCAAAGGGACATTCgtgaagccatggcccaaaacgaaaacatggaagagagaatcagtcacgtggcagagctggaggaagatctcttcacagccagggaagacttgatcaaatctgaggagatgaacacaaAATTGCAACGGGACATGCGTCAAGCCATGGCCCTAATGGAAGACATGGCtgagagaatcagtcacgtggcagagctggaggaagatctctacacggccagggaagacttgatcaaatctgaggagatgaacacgaaattgcaacgggacattCGAGAAGCCATGGTCCaaaaggaagacatggaagagagaatcactaCTCTTGAAAAATGCTCCCTCGCTGCACAGCGTGAAGCCATGTCTGTGCATGACCTCAATGATAAACTTGAAAACGAAATTGCAAACAAAGATTCTATGCATCGACAGACTGAGGATAAAAACCGCCAGTTACAGGAACGGCTGGAATTAGTggagcaaaagctgcagcagacCATGAGGAAAGCCGAGACACTCCCGGAGGTGGAGGCGGAGCTGGCGCAGAGGGTGGCAGCGCTCTCGAAGGCTGAAGAGAGACAGGGCAACACTGAAGAAAGGTTAAGACAGATGGAGGCGCAGCTGGAGGAAAAGAACCAAGAACTGCAGCGGGcaagccagagagaaaaaatgaatgaagagcataataaatgtttatcagaCACTGTTGACAAGCTTCTTTCAGAATCTAATGAGAGGCTCCAGCTTCATCTGAAAGAGAGAATGGCTGCTCTAGAAGAAAAGAATTCTCTGTTAGGAgaagttgaaaatgcaaaaaagcaatTGGAATATACACAACATGATAAGGATCAGCTCGTCTTAATCATTGAAGCTTTGAGGGCTGAACTAGACCAAATGAGACTAAGAGGTGCTTCACTTCATCATGGCCGACCCCACTTGGGCAGTGTCCCAGATTTCAGGTGTCCTGTGGCAGACAGTCACACAGATTCCTACAGCACCAGTGCAGTGTTGCGGCGCCCCCAGAAAGGCCGCCTAGCTGCTCTACGGGATGAGCCTTCCAAGGTACAAACTCTTAGTGAAGAGGATTGGGAATGTGCCCAACAGGCTAGTGTCTTAGCAAATGCAGCACAAGCTTTTGAGAGCGATGTCGATGTGTCTGATGGTGAAGATGAGGACGCCATGGACGTGAGAAACTCGACAGGCTCCCAGGACGGTCCCGTGAGCAATCCCAGCAGTAGTAACAGCAGCCAGGACTCGTGCCacaaagccccaaagaagaaGGGCATCAAGTCCTCTATCGGCCGCTTGTttggcaagaaagaaaagggccGACCTGGTCAAGCTGGCAAAGAATCATTACGACACCCTGCTGTTTCAAAGACAGATAATGCATCTCAAGATGCCTTGTCACTGAGCAAATTGGGAGGACAGGCTGAAAAAAGTCGTAAACTTCCAAAAAAGCATGAATTGCTCGATGAAGCCCGAAGACAAGGTTTGCCTTTTGCCCAGTGGGATGGGCCGACTGTAGTTGTGTGGTTGGAGCTCTGGGTGGGGATGCCCGCCTGGTATGTGGCTGCCTGCCGAGCCAACGTGAAGAGCGGGGCCATCATGTCAACCCTGTCGGACAGAGAGATGAAGCGTGAGATCGGCATCAGCAACCCCCTGCATAGGCTGAAGCTGAGGCTGGCCATCCAAGAGATCATGTCTCTTACCAGCCCGTCTGCTCCTCCCACGTCACGAACGACACTCGCATATGGGGACATGAACCACGAGTGGATTGGGAACGAGTGGCTGCCCAGCCTGGGCCTCCCTCAGTACTGCAGCTACTTCATGCAGTGCCTGGTGGACGCCAGGATGCTGGACCACCTGACCAAGAAGGACCTCCGCGGGCAGCTGAAAATGGTCGACGGTTTCCACAGAAACAGTTTCCAGTGTGGAATGATGTGCCTGAGAAGATTAAACTATGACcgaaaagaactggaaagaaaaagagaagaaagtcagcaTGAAGTAAAAGATGTGCTTGTTTGGAGCAATGATCGAGTGATTCGCTGGATCCTGTCAATTGGCCTTAAAGCATATGCAAAGAATCTTTTAGGGAGTGGCGTTCACGGTGCCCTTCTGGCCTTAGATGAAACCTTTGACTTCAACGCACTGGCGCTATTGTTACGGATCCCAACGCGGAATACACAGGCTCGTGCTGTCTTACAAAGAGAATTTAACAACCTTTTGCTCATGGGGACTGACAGAAGGTTTGATGAGGACGATGATAAAAGCATTTAGGAGAGCAccttcatggagaaaaaaatttagaccaAAGGACATTCATGGCTTAGCTGCTGCATCAGTAGGGACTCTCTCTGAAAACTTGCAGGTTACTTCTTCTATGTCTTCACCCTCCACGCAGCCAAAGAACATGCAGATGGACGGCAGTGTGTCAGGAACACAGAGGTTGGATTCTCCCACAGTCAGGATTTACTCCTGCTAAAGCCTCCTGCTGTTTACCCACACTACTTCTACAGATGATTACGCAGCATTTTGAATCCAGCAAAGACCACATTTTAGAATGCAATGAAATCTTTAATCTCTTAATACTTGTTATATGGACCCtaagatattttattacagaGTTTTTAATTAGTGAAAAATTCATGAATACCAtcgagaaaatattttagaatttaatgcttcttatatttatgtaaacttaTGACTCTTCATTTATATAGTTACTTACTTTTTCTTGTCTATCCATGCTATAAATATCCTTTCATATCAATTCATGTTCTTATacctaattttagtttttcaaatgaatgtacTGTAATGCTTATATGTATAAATCCTATGGACAAATATAGGGcttttgtaaattatacatttattgtaattattattgtttaattttttaatgataaaccattacagaaaagaaaaaaataaataaataaaataaaataaattttttttaaagtattaactcCAAGAGATGATTCTTGAATGTGAAGACTAAAAAAGCAATTTCAGAAACCAAATGGAAAGATTAAGATTGTGACATAATCTAAACTCAGGAAGGAGATAAGCCAGGACAGGACCTCCTCTTACAGTCATCTTTGGTGGGTTACAGAGCAAAACTTCTGTCTCAAGGGGAGGTGTAAATCTTGTAAGCACAGGGAGTAGGTGGCCAGGGGAGGAGTCCAAACCAGACAGCCGAGGGGACAACTAGAACTGTGTTGTCCACCTCAGGCACCCTTGGCAATATGCAGAACCACAGGGCATGAGCCTTTTCCAACCCACTGCAGTGGCCCATAGAGGAAGGAAGACACGCTCAGATGGCAACGTGTGCAACCTACTAATGCAGCTTCTAAGGTTTTCCTTCTAAGAAAACAGACTCCTGGGTAGaattaattcactaattaaactgatatttattgagtactctttatttatatttacaaaaactaaTTATTTATGTGATGACTGTCAGAATAGGGAAGTTGAGCCCCACGGAAGCATTTAACTTCAGAGGGAGCTAACCTGGCCAAGGCTTCAGGGAGAGCTTCCCAGAGGAAATAAAGCTAAAGCTGGGATCGTAAGGGTTAGGAGGCGTCAGCAGGGGGAAGACTCTGGGGCGACAGCGgaggcaaaggtcctgaggtggcagAGAGCCAAACACGAATTTTAAAGAGACTTGAAGAACTGTGTAGCTGAAGAATAGAAAGAGAGGGTAGGAACCGAGCACAATGGGATCTGCTGTACACGTTGATTTCCCAGCCAATGAGAATCACACTTCATAACACTGGTAGAAGATTTTGTGGGATTTTAGTAATGGAAAAATATAGctctaacctgcacaatttgctagtatagcTTTAACCTGTGCAATTTGCTTCTGCAAATGCTTTAACCTGTGCAATTCGCTTCTGCAAATGCTTGCTAATAtggggaaacatatctaaagCCATTTTATGTatagcagcttctaaggggctgttgaaatgtaaagcagcttctaaggggctattaagcagcagggggcccaagtacactaaacattccaagaggGGCATGCCTACTCCATGGTCCCCCGGACAggctggttccttatctaaaagcctcCTTGCCAGGCACCAAGGATGATATACGATTGAAAGAAGTGCTGTTATCAGGGTTACCAGCCTACTAAAtgccacctgtaaatctaaaggcaccacagatctaCCGGGGTACAAGCCTGCTAGagtctgcccataaatccaagggTGCCACTGATAAccgacaactcatcctgtcataaagatctcttcaagaaaaactgtataaaaagtgcttgcgTTGTAAACTGGGGGGGGCTTTTCCGAAAGGCAAAGCATCCCAGcatgatggaaaaataaaatccctcTTGCTGATTGCAGCGGTCCTGttcttgtggtctttgtgaggcgAGCCACTTCGGCATGTAGGATTTGTGCTTGGTACATGGGTCTTACATTTTTGGGGGCTCGTCTGGGATCAGCTCGCTCTCCCTGGGATCAaagactagagaacggaggatcgCTCGAGCTGGTACCGCGGTTGTCTGTCTGACtgtgtctgtttcttttgttgttggctGTAAGCTGTCTATTATAATCTGGTTTCGGTGGCTCCAGGATGGAATCACCggtctgattttagattttctgaggctccaaAGCGGAGCCATCTGTAGTGGTCAAGCAGTGGGGCAGACGTGCCTGCACGCCGCAGCCACAGGAgtcctggaggacgctccagattcctctgcaGGAGATGAACATGTTCGGCTCCAagggagatctctaggaaagagacccctcccgagttctctgataatctggttgtggcGCTCGAGGCAGGGGCGCAtcggtgttttgttttttgtctgtctggttgtgtgtgtgtggggactgacgattttctggggcgacatggggcagactgtctcaacccctttgagcctgactctgaaatactggaatgACGTGAAGGAAAgagctaatgatttgtctgtgccggttagaaagaataaatgggtaacaCTTTGTTCTTTGGAGTGGCCAGCTTTCCAGCTCGGATGGCCTGCTGAAGGTCCCTTCTCTCTGCCGTTGATCAAAgcggtaaaaagaaaaattttcaattctGAAAATCTCCTAGGCCATGCAtgttatatcattgtctgggaagatttagtcacggatcctcctccgtgggtccgtccctttgttcccttaacaGGTCCAATGGCTGTGTTTGCTCtccaagaagtaaaaaagaaaccggAGGTCCTGCCGTCCACCGGCCCGGACTGGCTTCTTCCTGACCCCCATCTCCCTCCCAATCCTTCTTTCCGATCACAGGCAGCCGGCCGTCCACTCCACCAGAGGAGGACCCACCAGAAAATGAATCCGAGGGAGGGCCTGCTCAGGGGACACGCAGTGAATGAGTGGGCCCTCCAGATGCTCTTCCTATCTCCCCCCTGCGGGCTTACGGCcccctgatgaagagggcaaccagcccttaccgtactggcctttctcttcctctgatctttacaactggaaatctcagaatccccctttctctgaaaacccccagggtctcactaaccttgtagaatctctcctatttactcatcagcccacctgggatgactgccagcagcttcTACAGGTCCTGTTCACTACCAAGGAGAGACAACGAATCCTCCTGGAAGCTCAAAAGAATGTGCCAGGAGACGATGGgggacctaccctcctccctgatgttatagatgcaggGTTCCTGTTAATCAGAACAAACTGGGACttcaactcggcagaaggtagggagcacctgaaggtctaccGCCAGGCTCTCatggcaggtctccgaggggcagtaaaacgccccaccaatttgactaaggtaagagagataACTCAGGGGCCCGATGAGTCTCCATCAACATtcctggagagactcatggaggcattccttCGGTTCACCCCGTATGATCCTGGTAGTGAAGAGCataaggctacagtgacagtcgcttttattgaccagtctagtagggacatcaggaagaaactgcagagacTGGAAGGGTTGCAAGATAAGTCATTAagagaattagtgcaggtggctgaaaaggtttatcataacagagagtcagaagaagcaaaggaaataaaaagagaaaagcgccaagaaaaaattttcacaaacttCTGGCCACTGCAGTTAGGGAGACTAGGGAGCCCAATAAAATGGTGccaggcaataaaaaggaaccccTGGCGAAGGATCAATGTGTGTACTGTAAGGAGAGAGGACACTGGGTTCGAAACtgccccaggaaaaagaaagagcctcaagcccccaaagtcttggccttgcaggaagacagtgattgGGGGGATGGGGTTCGGGTCCTCTCCCtgaacccagggtaactctcaaAGTGGAGACCCAAAGTGGCTAGGGAAAATGCTAGGAAAGTAACAGCAAATAAAATCCCCCCTAAGTATACTGTATTTAATCAGATTCATTGAAGTCTGGCACTTGCTGTACTGATTACCCAACTTGATATCCTGAGTGAGACCATTTTATTCCTACAAAACAATCTGTAGTGTCTAGGCAGAGACATACTAATTCAGTTAGAGCCTCAAAAGGAGAATCAAACATTGAATTGTGATGTGAATCTTCAgtgtgtttcaaaaaaaaaagaaagaaagaaaaagaaaaaagctgttaCACAGTATTGTATAAGACAGTGATCCCAAGCTGAAAAATGTAGGCTAGCATTCTGGATCAGCTTTTCATTCACTGATTGTAGGAATGTTCATGTATATCTTGTGTTTGTACACAaagcatacaaatatctgttctctGTGTTTCAAGAATAGATGAGATGTTAATACTTTTAGTTAGATGTTAATACTTTTAGTAAAGTATTtagaaaactatattttattattcatatgcATGAACATATATGAGGGATCTCCatcatataaaaaagaatttagaatgaACCAGATGATGTTCCCTCAGGTTTTTCCATAAATTTAAGAGTGTGATATAAATTATCCATTTACAAAATCAGGATATAGTATATTCACTTTAAAGCTTACATgtagaacaaaacaacaaaaataagatacctaagACAAATACAAGCAAGACCTTTATGGAGAACATTATGAATGTCACTGAAGGTCAtaagagaagacctaaatacGTAGAGAGACAATGTTTCCGGAGAGAAAGATTCAATGTTGTAAGTGTGGCAATTTCATCCATCtataaattgatctatagattcaagcAATCCCAAACCAAATCCCACTAATACCTGATAAGCTGATTCTGAAATATGGGCATGAAGGACCCGAAATAACCAATACCCATCTGATGGACAAATGTAGGGAACTTCTTATAAAGGTCTGTGATTAAGTGTATGTGACATTGGTATAGGTATAGGTAAATAAACCAGTGGAACAAAATAGCCAGCCAAGGAATAGACCTATACAAGTATGGACAGAGGTGACATTGCAGAtgtgggaagggaagaaaagaaaggatgattCAATACATGGTGTGGAGGCAAATACTCTTAACCTTTTagcagaaaatgtaaaagaatattttacaacACCAAGATAGAGAtggatttcttaaacaaaactaaCCAACCACATGAAAAAGGTTGATAAACTTGActatatgtcatttaaaaatttctgatccaaagaaagtggggtggggggaaagctATAGTCTTGGAGAAGGCATCTGCAAAACATAATTGAAAGAAAAGACACCCAGACTATGTACAGAACTCCTGAAagtcaattagaaaacaaaacaaaacaaaataccccctaggaaaaaaatgggaataaacagaagaaaagacaaatagccAGCAAACATGAATTGGCGCTCAATCACATTGATTGAGTGAGAAAATGCAAACTGAGGCAAAAAGATACTGTAACATACCCATCAGATTAGCAACAAAACCCAGGAGTCTGCTGAAAAGTAGAGCAAAGAAAGGATGCACAAATCCTATGATCCTGTGGTTCTACTCCCTGATACATACCGTagagcagtatttttaaaatggagtgtGAGGTACTGTTTAGTGGTTGTGGAATAAAATGAGTGGTTTTGGTGCAGTTttataaaaggaattattttcaaaaatagtttcAATCAGCAacttgaatgaatctcaaaaaaccTTAATGTATGGTCAAAAATGTTAGTCACAGAAGAATATTCTAAGTatgatttatattatataaaattcaaatatagcaggattattcataatagccccaaagtggaaataacccaaatgtccatcaactggtgaatgtaTAAATCAAATGTGCTAtgtccacacagtggaatattatttagcaataaaagggaataaagcactgacatgctacaacatggatggacttgaaaacattattctaagtgaaagaagcaggtCACAAAGAATCACAtaatgtataattccatttatatgaaatgtctaaaacagagaaatctacagagacagaaagtagatccgTGTTTTGCTAGGGCTGGGAGAGTTGGAGGAAATGGGATTGACTGCAAATGAGGACAGGTTTCTTTCggggggtgataaaaatgcactaaaattgattgtggtgattttGCATAACTACcgaaaaccattgaattgtatactttaaatgggggAATTGTATGTATGCAAAAAAGTCAAATGCAGGCAAAACTAGTACATATTTAGGAGGTTTATTAGTCAGGGCTTTTCAGagaacagaaccaataggatatatatagagagagagagaaagagagagaaagattttaaggaattggctcatgcaattgtgggggctggaaagtccaaaatctgctgggcaggctggcaggctggagacaaAGGAAACAGTTGCTGTTGCAGTCTTGCATCCAAcagcagtctggaggcagaattccttccttcTCAGGGATCGCATTCTTTTCTCCTAAGGCTTTCAACAGATCAGATGAGGTCCACCCACATTATGAAAGGTAACCTTCTTTATTCAAAattactgatttaaatattaatcgcATCTGAAATATAcctcacagcaacatctagactggtttgaccaaacaactgggcatcctagcctagccaagttgatgcataaaattaatcatcacaggaGGTAAAGTTCTAAGCAAAATTAAGAGACCGATTCACACAAAATTCAGTCTAGTGCTTATCTCTGGGGAGTAGAGCAAAGCATTGAGAAGAGAAGGGACACACAGAGGGCCTTAAGCCTCAAAGTTAATGGTCAAGTTCTGTTTCTCAAGGTGGGTGCTGGGTATATGGGCATTCATTTTATTAGTAATATTTAAACTAATATATTAGTTTGTGGATTATATACCATATACATTAGCTTATAAGATATATTccagtttattaaatattttatattaaattttttctaaaatctagAGTATAAAGGGATAGTAAGTTAGTAATTTATGTCAATAAACAGTTGCAGATATGCAGCCTTAAATAATACCTGGCTTTGTACATGAAATCTATGAAAAGGCATCAAAAGCAATTCATGGTCCAAAAAATATCCCATCTCTGTCTCTAGATATTTATTCAACATCTGCTGTCAACATGGATATTGAGTCTCACGGAGGAGGACTGAGTGCAAACCCATACGGAAGTTACGCACATTGGAAATGCCCATCATGTTAATAGTGGTGTGGTGGGGTAGTGGACTAtgagtggtttttctttttctttttccccaattttcaacatttttttttatcctgtaGTAAAATAAACTTCAGTAAATCATTGAATTTTAGAGCCTTGGCCTAGAAGGACCAATCCAACTCGCCACATCCGTGTTAAAATATCTCTTACAGCATACTTAACTTGTTTTAAGTGTTCCTCCTTGctcttcta
The sequence above is drawn from the Cynocephalus volans isolate mCynVol1 chromosome 8, mCynVol1.pri, whole genome shotgun sequence genome and encodes:
- the LOC134383585 gene encoding LOW QUALITY PROTEIN: liprin-alpha-1-like (The sequence of the model RefSeq protein was modified relative to this genomic sequence to represent the inferred CDS: deleted 1 base in 1 codon); its protein translation is MMREVMPTISEAEGSPGGSGSHASGSPSQADADSHIEQLMVSILEERDRLLDTLRETQETLALTQGKLHDVGHERDSLQRQLKTALPQEFAALTKELNVCREELLEREGEIAELKAERNNTRLLLEHLECLVSRHERSLRMTVVKRQAQSPAGVSSEVEVLKALKSLFEHHKALDEKMRERLRVALERCGLLEQELGATHKELMVLKEQNKQKKTLTDGALDMNHEQENTPSTNGKRSSDGSLNHEEDLAKAIELQEVIDKQLRLQSQMKEQLAALSSHVAELEEDLYTAREDLIKSEEMNLKLQRDIREAMVQKEDMEERITTLEKCSLAAQREAMSVHDLNDKLENEIANKDSMHRQTEDKNRQLQERLELVEQKLQQTMRKAETLPEVEAELAQRVAALSKAEERQGNTEERLRQMEAQLEEKNQELQRASQREKMNEEHNKCLSDTVDKLLSESNERLQLHLKERMAALEEKNSLLGEVENAKKQLEYTQHDKDQLVLIIEALRAELDQMRLRGASLHHGRPHLGSVPDFRCPVADSHTDSYSTSAVLRRPQKGRLAALRDEPSKVQTLSEEDWECAQQASVLANAAQAFESDVDVSDGEDEDAMDVRNSTGSQDGPVSNPSSSNSSQDSCHKAPKKKGIKSSIGRLFGKKEKGRPGQAGKESLRHPAVSKTDNASQDALSLSKLGGQAEKSRKLPKKHELLDEARRQGLPFAQWDGPTVVVWLELWVGMPAWYVAACRANVKSGAIMSTLSDREMKREIGISNPLHRLKLRLAIQEIMSLTSPSAPPTSRTTLAYGDMNHEWIGNEWLPSLGLPQYCSYFMQCLVDARMLDHLTKKDLRGQLKMVDGFHRNSFQCGMMCLRRLNYDRKELERKREESQHEVKDVLVWSNDRVIRWILSIGLKAYAKNLLGSGVHGALLALDETFDFNALALLLRIPTRNTQARAVLQREFNNLLLMGTDRRFDEDDDKAFRRAPSWRKKFRPKDIHGLAAASVGTLSENLQVTSSMSSPSTQPKNMQMDGSVSGTQRLDSPTVRIYSC